attaataataataaaaaaaaaaaatgactgatttttaatgatattaactttaaatgcaataacagacaattattattgaatattttgtgcGACttgaacaaaattttaaaattcaaatttaattagaatttgaatgggattaaatatgtaaatattgtcgaattgtgtgaaataatatttaactacaagcagaaaaaaataagaaattaaataataattacactccAGGTACTATATTGCCTAAAAGcataaatatttgtgtaaaagaTACACAAATTGAAATAATCAACACAATGCAGTCTCAAAAGACTTgtttaaataagaaattaaacaatatatatatatatatatatgtaaattatatagcacCTTAAAGCATCTAAAATACGTTATTTGCGTATCATAGGCATGAGCAAAGCATGactattaaatgattaataaacataacattttaatttaatgattacttatttatgtaataaataatataccaaaatactTTTGCTACAACTGGTtaactaatagaaaaaaaattgtctatcatttgaaaaaaaaatttgttatcaaTGAGTTTTTTAGAActgcataaatattaattttttgaaatttagaaCAAACAAAAGGGTTTATAAAGGAatcatatttaatgatttaaaaacaaaaaaaaatcctttgCAATTATGTTTGATTCTTATGTATGGTCAATTGAGTAGGATAAATATACCAGCAAATACATTTGATTGCCTTTGGTTTCCACAATAacttattaagaataaaattatatattaacattgcACCATTGTACATTCAAAGCGaactagttttaaatatatttgtttatagtaACCCTCCTTTACGAGCAAAAAACATGGAACTGATGAGTGTCCCTCGCGAAGGTTGAGGATCATTTGCAGATGAACCTACTGTACCCAAGTCCATACGAAGTCTGGGGCCTCCACTATCATTGCCACTATCCAATTGTTTTAGTCGTCGTTGCAATGCACCATTTTCAGGTTTAGGGGGGACACAGTCTCCTATGTCGAATACAGGATGACCAGACATATCTGGTGGAACAGTTGGTATATAGTGTTTCATTGTCTCTACAAGTCGTATACCAGCCAATGtctacaaaattttaaaatgtgaaaaaaatctacaatttgagtaataataatattagttgttTACCTTTTTGTCTGGCCTTATAAGTGATTTTGATTTGCGAGACTTGTGGTGTTCAGTTCCTCTTTCAGTGCCTGTTAGAGTCTTTCTTAACAGTTTGGCACCACTGTGCATCAAATATCCTAAATgggaattaaacattttttttttgtttttacaaataataattatttaaaaaactgcaATTGAAACTCACCAGGTAATCCAAATGGATGTGAGTAAGGAGAATCTGATGGAGAAGGTGAACGAGAACGATCGGGGGACCCACCAGGCGATCCATATGGACTGTTACAAGGTGTGGCTGTTGTAGAAAACATAGGTGTTGCTAGGGCAGAAGGTGTGATTGCTCTAATACCCCTTTCATTTAACATGGCTGCTAATCCACAGTTAGTAGAAAACGTTGTAGTTGAATTTCTCCTAGATAACATGGGTGTAGTCTCTCTGGTAGGCACACGACTATTGACGCAGCTATTTACTACACTTGACATGGCACTAGCTCgaacactaaaaaataaaatcaaacaatattaatatctcGCAACAAAAACATTGAGTTATATTTTACCTGGTTGTAACACTTGTACCATCATCTGGATGCATGACCCTTGAATTGGTAATAGTAGTGATGTGGGTGgacatttgaaacatttttccAGGGTGTGTTCTAGGTTCATCTTCTTCGATTTCGTCAAGTCTAAAAGTTTGAGGAAGCCCTGCTATAGGAGCAGTTGAATCACTCTTTTTGATCACGCCTTGAGGTTGTTCTTCCAGAATAGAGCTGAGAGATGGAACCGATTGAGCATTCCACTGTTGTAGCGTAAATGAACCTTGCATGGGTTTAACCAACTAGACACCATATACAAagtcacataaaataaaacaggtgatagagagtatatatatataaatatttcaaattacctGTAGTTTATTTGGTGTTTTCCAAGTTGTCAAACTTATGCTACCAGTAGACATAATTGAGTCAGGGGTTCTTGTATCGGCTGAGTCATAAGGATCAGCAAACATGAAACCAGATCCTAATGCTGCGCGTCGAGCTTTTATCGATGCTGGGGTTAGACGTTTCAAGGCATTGGCTAAATCTTCAGATCCAGGAGCACCAGGTATACCGGGTTGTTCACTATAATCATTcacataaaaaattactaatgacattccaataatttgaaaaacaaaatcataattttacataataaatgaatCAGTGTCAGAGAAATCATCGCAATCACTATGAGTAGGAGATTCCTCAGTAAGATCGTTGTATGCTGTTTGCCTGGACAAGTTTCTTGTGCTTGTTTCCATAGCCGACGTTAACTTCATCATTCCTATAGACTTCTTATAACTACTCGCCCCAGACCTAAATAGAAAGACAAAATTAGTATGTATGTTGTTTGTGTTGTATACTCGCGGTTGCAGCAGTTCACTTACATTCGTCCTGTACATATTCCTGAATCCAGACTGAGTTCAGAAAACAATGAACTCTCCAACGAGCTATGGCCATGGCTGTGCAGCCCATTTGAGTTCAAGTATGGCGGAAGAGACGTGAATAGAGGGCCAGCTCGAGCTAGCGGTATGTGTTTGTCCCTATATCCTTTGAGTTCGGTTTGACATTCATGAAGCATGGTAAGTACTTCTTCGTATTGTTTTTTCACTTCGACAATTTCAGATGCTAACTCATTTTGCGTGTCCCTTGCCAACATCAACATGGCCATAAGTTCTTCGTTCTCATCATTTttctgaacaaaataataaagttatgaaaccacaaataagtatataagcaaagcaataacttaaataaattataggagGGGGAGGGGTCTAACAtacaaaacataacattttttaaacatattttaagttgtaatgaaaatataaaattattttggatatgATAGTCAATATTTACTGCTAAACTTACTAAAACggttatacttttataaaggTACAACTAGAAATATTTAACTTCataatatgaactatttatttttatcttattatttaataagccacataaattaggtattataaattataattactaagtaaatattaatgtttattattttattaaataattataaaattagtttttttaataatataaaattaatttataaatgtatctgaacttttagattatatataaaaaattcagtCGGTTCGATGTAAGATTTAAACTTTTTAGTTCGGGTAGGCACTTTAAAACCAGGGTTTGTAACATCACTAGACTACAAATACTAATAGGattgcatacaatttttaacgaAGTCTCAACGCTGGACAACTTTGAGCGTAAGAACTCGCAGTTGTTGTGCAGCGTTACATTCTCATCTCTATGCTTGTCTGCTTGTTCCATGATGACGGACAGGTCAGACCTTGTGACACTGAGTTGAGATGCAAAGTCGGACATTAGTTGTGCTTCCTTGGCTTCTACCTCGTCGGTTTCCATTGCAAGTCTGTTTGCCTCACCTCGCAAGCTACGGTTCTCGTCTTCAAGATTTTTGAGTCGTGATTGCAAATAACCGACACTGACGCCGTAATACTTTTCGTTTTCAACTGCATCATCATCTAACGAACAAACAATGACAGAAATAACaccattaacaatattatacaaattcaaaTCCTTAGGTGTagataaaagatattttttttaaaattaaaggtCTTCAAATTAactaacagtttatttttaatttcaaactaaaCTCACTTGCTTCGTAGCCAGTTTCATCGGCATCGTTACTGAGTATTTTGATGAGGTCGTTTTTTTTCTGCAGTTCGTATGAAGCCTGTGTGTAACGCTCATTGACAGTCTTCAACTCTGTCTCAAGCAATCCCACCCTGGCTTCAAGCGTCTGGTTGCCAGTCAAAAGTTCTTTGCCAATTCGCGCTGTTAGCTCCAAATCTTTTTCTttctgtttgataaaaataaaaaatatgaaattaccgTACGGTTAAAACACGATCcataaattgaaaaaacaaaaacaattcattttcataattattaatattattttataatatattgtaaaatcaataataatgttacagtACCTAGTACTTCAATTCTTTTTGAATAAAAgcacaataaaaaacaataacaacaataattgtataataattgtctacTTACTTCGGCTAATAGTTGGGTTACTGCTTCGATATCATTATAGGTTTTTGTCATTTGGCTTACGCGGTTGCTGCATAGAACTGAAACACATATCACaaaagtataatgttataaataatataaaatatgtttaacgaTAGCGggcaattaatcaaaatatttgtataaactaaAAAGGCAGTTCAACGTTGTCGATGCGTTGATAAGCGCTCATATTGCTATAAATTTCCGTAAGTGACGCAACTGATATTATTTAAAGGGGTGGTGCTTGAAAGGGGAATAGGGTGATGGTCAGAGGGAAGTAGATACGTTTATTGATCCGCACGCGCCGTCGTTTCCGCGTGCGTCTGTACGGCCGGAGtctgtttgtttattttttgaaactgCATTTTAAATCTGTGCAAAGCGATTCTTTAACGTAACACATaaactcaaataataaaatcaatgaagTTAAATCAGTTTATACgatcaattattgtttttgatgttttgtaatttttacttaaatgatgaaccatatttttaattaatgtttctgAAGCAAAGTATTTTTCTgaataatttaatgcaaaataacGAATAACACATTTAACGCATTAAAGTTAAGATGAACGAAGTAGTGAAACAAacaatttgaaaagtattccacaTATCTACACTATGTATATATTCCTCCTCTAACTCGTCaacttaaaaaaacatataaataaaaacttaaaatccaACTAATAGATAGTAAccacatttttcaaatgagagctaattcataatataacgattgttatgaaaaatttaaacattaggGTGCAAAGATAATCCACCCAGTGTTAAAAAGTCACCCTGAAAATCTGCAAAATCGCTGCATAACATTTATTGGTACATTATAACTTTTGCTATTCGCCAAATCGTAAAAGCATTCAAAAAAATTCTCTGAATTTTGTACATTACGATGCTATTGAAAAGgtcacaattaaaaattttaaacacgcATAATTCATAACTATACAACTTTTTACCTATACACGTTcaacttataattacaatttcatCAAACGAGAGTTCATATAATACCTAcgttttttaatgcaataacaTAGCATTCTATGTAGCTATATGTACTATGCATACGAAGTCGtaactacaaaattaaataattgtaagtcaaaacaatagaaataattaCAAGGGTTCGTTATTCGTGTTTACCCATACGATAatgaaaataagaaataatgacaattcattacattttcaagtttataatatatgaattaacgTGCATATAAACGCGTGTCGCGTTTTTTTCCAAggttaaactataaattatattttataatacataaaatatgataaaataataagtataataatacttatataaatactattatattatgaagtattatcagaaaccatattatacaataagctgttacatattataaatgcagTACACTGTATAtgcgttagaaattaataacaatttaaattgactATATTTGTGATAAAATTGTTTACTGCGTGTGTAAAAGAAATTGAATTTGggtttatttcaattttgtacCAGTGATAGgagtatatgtttttaatattggtatcagatgtatttataatttataaatttaagtttttgatgaaataattataaaaattattt
This is a stretch of genomic DNA from Acyrthosiphon pisum isolate AL4f chromosome A3, pea_aphid_22Mar2018_4r6ur, whole genome shotgun sequence. It encodes these proteins:
- the LOC100167193 gene encoding trafficking kinesin-binding protein milt isoform X4, which gives rise to MTKTYNDIEAVTQLLAEKEKDLELTARIGKELLTGNQTLEARVGLLETELKTVNERYTQASYELQKKNDLIKILSNDADETGYEANDDAVENEKYYGVSVGYLQSRLKNLEDENRSLRGEANRLAMETDEVEAKEAQLMSDFASQLSVTRSDLSVIMEQADKHRDENVTLHNNCEFLRSKLSSVETSLKIKNDENEELMAMLMLARDTQNELASEIVEVKKQYEEVLTMLHECQTELKGYRDKHIPLARAGPLFTSLPPYLNSNGLHSHGHSSLESSLFSELSLDSGICTGRMSGASSYKKSIGMMKLTSAMETSTRNLSRQTAYNDLTEESPTHSDCDDFSDTDSFIIEQPGIPGAPGSEDLANALKRLTPASIKARRAALGSGFMFADPYDSADTRTPDSIMSTGSISLTTWKTPNKLQLVKPMQGSFTLQQWNAQSVPSLSSILEEQPQGVIKKSDSTAPIAGLPQTFRLDEIEEDEPRTHPGKMFQMSTHITTITNSRVMHPDDGTSVTTSVRASAMSSVVNSCVNSRVPTRETTPMLSRRNSTTTFSTNCGLAAMLNERGIRAITPSALATPMFSTTATPCNSPYGSPGGSPDRSRSPSPSDSPYSHPFGLPGYLMHSGAKLLRKTLTGTERGTEHHKSRKSKSLIRPDKKTLAGIRLVETMKHYIPTVPPDMSGHPVFDIGDCVPPKPENGALQRRLKQLDSGNDSGGPRLRMDLGTVGSSANDPQPSRGTLISSMFFARKGGLL
- the LOC100167193 gene encoding trafficking kinesin-binding protein milt isoform X2; its protein translation is MSIRYDHEDVNRIQLATCKDDGHPTDFENVGPTSAEFRSVDEENFSENPLVVSSSTLETQGESPKCMYHLLSPTVPAKTPVDPRFSSDKPPRVRMILPELNRVLCSNRVSQMTKTYNDIEAVTQLLAEKEKDLELTARIGKELLTGNQTLEARVGLLETELKTVNERYTQASYELQKKNDLIKILSNDADETGYEANDDAVENEKYYGVSVGYLQSRLKNLEDENRSLRGEANRLAMETDEVEAKEAQLMSDFASQLSVTRSDLSVIMEQADKHRDENVTLHNNCEFLRSKLSSVETSLKIKNDENEELMAMLMLARDTQNELASEIVEVKKQYEEVLTMLHECQTELKGYRDKHIPLARAGPLFTSLPPYLNSNGLHSHGHSSLESSLFSELSLDSGICTGRMSGASSYKKSIGMMKLTSAMETSTRNLSRQTAYNDLTEESPTHSDCDDFSDTDSFIIEQPGIPGAPGSEDLANALKRLTPASIKARRAALGSGFMFADPYDSADTRTPDSIMSTGSISLTTWKTPNKLQLVKPMQGSFTLQQWNAQSVPSLSSILEEQPQGVIKKSDSTAPIAGLPQTFRLDEIEEDEPRTHPGKMFQMSTHITTITNSRVMHPDDGTSVTTSVRASAMSSVVNSCVNSRVPTRETTPMLSRRNSTTTFSTNCGLAAMLNERGIRAITPSALATPMFSTTATPCNSPYGSPGGSPDRSRSPSPSDSPYSHPFGLPGYLMHSGAKLLRKTLTGTERGTEHHKSRKSKSLIRPDKKTLAGIRLVETMKHYIPTVPPDMSGHPVFDIGDCVPPKPENGALQRRLKQLDSGNDSGGPRLRMDLGTVGSSANDPQPSRGTLISSMFFARKGGLL
- the LOC100167193 gene encoding trafficking kinesin-binding protein milt isoform X3, coding for MIVVYVLIKCNLFEDVSILCSNRVSQMTKTYNDIEAVTQLLAEKEKDLELTARIGKELLTGNQTLEARVGLLETELKTVNERYTQASYELQKKNDLIKILSNDADETGYEANDDAVENEKYYGVSVGYLQSRLKNLEDENRSLRGEANRLAMETDEVEAKEAQLMSDFASQLSVTRSDLSVIMEQADKHRDENVTLHNNCEFLRSKLSSVETSLKIKNDENEELMAMLMLARDTQNELASEIVEVKKQYEEVLTMLHECQTELKGYRDKHIPLARAGPLFTSLPPYLNSNGLHSHGHSSLESSLFSELSLDSGICTGRMSGASSYKKSIGMMKLTSAMETSTRNLSRQTAYNDLTEESPTHSDCDDFSDTDSFIIEQPGIPGAPGSEDLANALKRLTPASIKARRAALGSGFMFADPYDSADTRTPDSIMSTGSISLTTWKTPNKLQLVKPMQGSFTLQQWNAQSVPSLSSILEEQPQGVIKKSDSTAPIAGLPQTFRLDEIEEDEPRTHPGKMFQMSTHITTITNSRVMHPDDGTSVTTSVRASAMSSVVNSCVNSRVPTRETTPMLSRRNSTTTFSTNCGLAAMLNERGIRAITPSALATPMFSTTATPCNSPYGSPGGSPDRSRSPSPSDSPYSHPFGLPGYLMHSGAKLLRKTLTGTERGTEHHKSRKSKSLIRPDKKTLAGIRLVETMKHYIPTVPPDMSGHPVFDIGDCVPPKPENGALQRRLKQLDSGNDSGGPRLRMDLGTVGSSANDPQPSRGTLISSMFFARKGGLL
- the LOC100167193 gene encoding trafficking kinesin-binding protein milt isoform X1, producing MFPCPEDRVCRPQFKNKGNRFDQRQQDILNTWQSEICSNDELPEVELISLLEETIPQYKLRADTLTQFTGYENKDWYIPSPASNEDEVDTASLSKEYIRETLNYFLLCSNRVSQMTKTYNDIEAVTQLLAEKEKDLELTARIGKELLTGNQTLEARVGLLETELKTVNERYTQASYELQKKNDLIKILSNDADETGYEANDDAVENEKYYGVSVGYLQSRLKNLEDENRSLRGEANRLAMETDEVEAKEAQLMSDFASQLSVTRSDLSVIMEQADKHRDENVTLHNNCEFLRSKLSSVETSLKIKNDENEELMAMLMLARDTQNELASEIVEVKKQYEEVLTMLHECQTELKGYRDKHIPLARAGPLFTSLPPYLNSNGLHSHGHSSLESSLFSELSLDSGICTGRMSGASSYKKSIGMMKLTSAMETSTRNLSRQTAYNDLTEESPTHSDCDDFSDTDSFIIEQPGIPGAPGSEDLANALKRLTPASIKARRAALGSGFMFADPYDSADTRTPDSIMSTGSISLTTWKTPNKLQLVKPMQGSFTLQQWNAQSVPSLSSILEEQPQGVIKKSDSTAPIAGLPQTFRLDEIEEDEPRTHPGKMFQMSTHITTITNSRVMHPDDGTSVTTSVRASAMSSVVNSCVNSRVPTRETTPMLSRRNSTTTFSTNCGLAAMLNERGIRAITPSALATPMFSTTATPCNSPYGSPGGSPDRSRSPSPSDSPYSHPFGLPGYLMHSGAKLLRKTLTGTERGTEHHKSRKSKSLIRPDKKTLAGIRLVETMKHYIPTVPPDMSGHPVFDIGDCVPPKPENGALQRRLKQLDSGNDSGGPRLRMDLGTVGSSANDPQPSRGTLISSMFFARKGGLL